In a single window of the Terriglobus roseus genome:
- a CDS encoding DUF4129 domain-containing protein, translated as MRTLTLAGRTIAVALLLFAATHGASAQPQLPAMVPHAGLAPLRDVSPTAYREHLKRLRQLVTDCGRVVTACDAAAVGDDDRVALPDGTHVAERYGWLRNLLDDSNDPTHRLRGELLPRAAERLAEQEAEIDALPKAIALTARERVSRDAVLARKEFRTTAAEYSLTERIGSWISRQISKLFRGVSSLGRMAPWLGTALQWGTVILAASLLVLWVLRALDRQRIALGRLGGESARAQADAESRAWAEVARTHAANGEWRDAVHCLYWASIVALEDRRTLRRSGTRTPREALQLIAPASQLREPLRAQTGAFERIWYGQQPAAESDYNEALQHYETLHPSARELRA; from the coding sequence ATGCGCACCCTGACGTTGGCCGGCCGTACCATCGCAGTCGCACTGCTACTGTTTGCTGCGACGCACGGTGCGAGCGCGCAGCCACAACTCCCGGCAATGGTGCCGCACGCAGGCCTGGCGCCATTACGCGATGTCTCCCCGACGGCCTATCGCGAACACCTGAAACGCCTGCGTCAGCTGGTGACAGATTGCGGTCGCGTCGTCACTGCGTGTGACGCTGCAGCAGTGGGCGATGACGACCGCGTTGCACTGCCCGATGGCACGCATGTGGCGGAGCGTTATGGGTGGCTGCGAAATCTGCTGGATGACAGTAATGATCCAACGCATCGATTGCGTGGTGAACTGCTGCCGCGCGCAGCCGAGCGGCTCGCCGAGCAGGAAGCGGAGATCGATGCGCTGCCAAAGGCGATTGCGCTTACAGCGAGGGAGCGAGTCTCTCGAGACGCGGTGCTCGCCCGTAAGGAGTTTCGGACGACCGCGGCTGAGTACTCGCTGACGGAGCGCATTGGTTCGTGGATCTCGCGACAGATATCAAAGTTGTTTCGTGGCGTGTCCTCTCTCGGCCGCATGGCTCCCTGGCTGGGTACGGCGCTGCAGTGGGGAACGGTGATCCTCGCCGCGTCGCTGCTTGTGTTGTGGGTGCTTCGAGCGCTGGATCGTCAGCGCATCGCGCTGGGCAGGTTGGGTGGCGAATCGGCGCGCGCGCAGGCTGATGCGGAATCGCGTGCATGGGCTGAAGTGGCGCGTACGCATGCTGCAAACGGCGAATGGCGTGATGCCGTGCACTGTCTCTATTGGGCGTCGATTGTGGCACTGGAAGACCGTCGCACGTTGCGCCGCAGCGGGACGCGTACACCGCGTGAGGCTTTGCAGTTGATTGCTCCAGCGTCGCAACTACGTGAACCTCTGCGCGCCCAGACTGGTGCGTTTGAGCGCATCTGGTATGGTCAACAGCCAGCTGCCGAGTCGGACTATAACGAGGCGCTGCAGCACTATGAGACCCTGCATCCGTCCGCCCGGGAGTTGCGCGCATGA
- the glk gene encoding glucokinase codes for MILAGDVGGTKVDLALYNFDGGKLNIVHTKKFPASGYASLQDVVLEFLKDPEIGEKVDGQVVAACFGCPGPVKDGHLKLTNLPWELDARDLSKILNIEHIFLINDLEANGYGIAELGPDQVFELEAGDKSALGHRALVSAGTGLGEALLVYNPIARRHIPLPSEGGHVDWAPRNPLEIEMLIWLQQKLKGRVSSERVVSGLGLKNIYEFLRDGKKMEEPAWLRERMETEDPNFVIGTTGEDGSCELTAKVLEMFSAAYGAECGNMGLKLLASGGVYLGGGIPPKILKTLKSGPFRQAFLDKGRLSPLLHTIPVRVILEEKCALIGAAAYAEARAAEISGHSERAASQP; via the coding sequence ATGATTCTTGCAGGAGATGTGGGCGGCACCAAGGTTGACCTGGCGCTGTACAACTTTGACGGTGGCAAGCTGAACATTGTCCATACCAAGAAGTTTCCGGCAAGCGGCTATGCCAGCCTGCAGGACGTGGTGCTTGAGTTTCTGAAGGATCCCGAAATCGGAGAAAAGGTGGACGGGCAGGTTGTCGCAGCCTGCTTTGGCTGCCCCGGGCCGGTGAAGGACGGTCATCTGAAGCTGACCAACCTGCCCTGGGAGCTGGATGCCCGCGACCTATCGAAGATCCTGAACATCGAGCACATCTTCCTGATCAACGATCTGGAGGCGAATGGTTACGGTATCGCCGAGCTCGGACCGGACCAGGTCTTTGAGCTGGAGGCTGGCGATAAGTCGGCGCTGGGACATCGCGCACTGGTATCCGCGGGAACCGGCCTCGGCGAAGCCCTGCTGGTGTACAACCCGATTGCGCGCCGCCATATTCCGCTGCCCAGCGAGGGCGGACATGTCGACTGGGCTCCACGTAATCCGCTCGAGATCGAGATGTTGATCTGGCTGCAGCAGAAGCTGAAGGGCCGCGTCTCTTCCGAGCGTGTGGTCAGCGGCCTGGGGCTAAAGAACATCTACGAGTTCCTGCGGGATGGCAAAAAGATGGAAGAGCCTGCGTGGCTCCGGGAGCGCATGGAGACCGAGGATCCGAATTTTGTCATCGGCACGACGGGCGAGGACGGCTCGTGCGAGCTGACCGCAAAGGTGCTGGAGATGTTCTCGGCGGCGTATGGCGCGGAGTGCGGCAACATGGGGCTGAAGCTGCTGGCGTCGGGCGGCGTCTATCTGGGCGGCGGGATCCCACCGAAAATCCTGAAAACGCTGAAGTCCGGACCGTTTCGCCAAGCATTTCTGGATAAGGGCCGCCTGTCGCCGCTGCTCCACACCATTCCGGTGCGGGTCATTCTGGAAGAAAAGTGCGCTTTGATCGGCGCGGCAGCTTACGCTGAAGCGCGGGCGGCAGAGATCAGCGGGCACAGCGAGCGGGCGGCCTCGCAGCCCTAA
- a CDS encoding GGDEF domain-containing protein, whose amino-acid sequence MLLILTNAGMYRGIGGVGKFLLYNVCLLIAAIAVLLRGQIPDPLSIVGATGTFFVGYYVLMLGLEDLFGRRRGQRFVQAALVVLGLIAVVQYGVITPNTSRRLLLFSLVLGLQQWNAAGVILFQSHRAKWKMGLPMAVMLFLLGCGNFVRLVGIHSTGAPSNYLESGFFLQSIVIFTTCLQCGIIVAYVWITMALLRQDLEVQASTDSLTGLLNRRAIEVAANRELQKLRRKSTRVCALAMDLDAFKGINDEHGHRGGDAALVAVANCLRSALRPDDLAARVGGDEFLVILPATNLAMAEVIAEKVRTCVADLEISHEQAVFRVTTSVGFAELTDDSSASWDQLMTHCDRAMYAVKRSGGNQALTTAV is encoded by the coding sequence ATGTTGCTGATTCTGACGAATGCAGGCATGTATCGCGGCATTGGCGGCGTCGGCAAGTTCCTGCTCTATAACGTCTGTCTGCTCATCGCGGCAATCGCCGTGCTGTTGCGCGGCCAGATCCCCGATCCACTCTCGATCGTGGGCGCAACCGGCACGTTCTTTGTGGGCTATTACGTCCTCATGCTGGGCCTGGAAGATCTCTTCGGTCGCAGGCGCGGCCAGCGTTTCGTTCAGGCTGCACTGGTCGTTCTGGGGCTGATCGCAGTCGTGCAATACGGAGTTATCACCCCCAACACGAGTCGACGTCTCCTCCTCTTCAGCCTGGTGCTGGGCCTGCAGCAATGGAATGCCGCAGGCGTGATCCTCTTCCAATCCCATCGGGCCAAATGGAAGATGGGCCTGCCGATGGCGGTGATGCTGTTCCTGCTGGGCTGCGGCAATTTCGTCCGGCTGGTGGGCATTCACAGTACGGGTGCGCCCTCAAACTACCTGGAAAGTGGCTTCTTCCTGCAGTCGATCGTGATCTTCACCACGTGTCTGCAGTGCGGCATCATTGTGGCCTACGTCTGGATCACGATGGCTCTACTGCGGCAGGACCTGGAAGTGCAGGCTTCAACCGACTCGCTTACGGGGCTGCTGAACCGGCGGGCAATCGAGGTCGCTGCAAATCGTGAGCTGCAGAAGCTGCGCCGAAAGAGCACTCGTGTGTGCGCCCTGGCGATGGATCTGGATGCGTTCAAGGGCATCAACGACGAGCATGGACATCGTGGAGGAGACGCTGCGCTGGTGGCAGTGGCAAATTGCCTGCGCTCTGCTCTGCGTCCGGATGACCTGGCAGCGCGTGTTGGCGGCGACGAGTTCCTGGTGATCCTGCCCGCAACCAACCTGGCTATGGCAGAAGTGATTGCCGAAAAGGTTCGCACCTGCGTTGCCGATCTTGAAATATCCCACGAGCAAGCCGTGTTTCGGGTCACCACCAGTGTTGGCTTCGCTGAGCTCACGGATGATTCGTCCGCAAGCTGGGATCAGCTGATGACCCACTGTGACCGGGCGATGTACGCGGTGAAGCGCAGTGGTGGCAACCAGGCCCTGACGACTGCCGTGTGA
- a CDS encoding DUF4350 domain-containing protein translates to MSGSADRRIVLWLLAAVVVIVALTAFVAPVTHDDDPMPTTYNSGTHGAKGAFVLMGELGYEVSRSDVAATTALDAADAPHTTYILAEPYAPAEGEQKQQYGAVERFLQRGGRVLATGFRGAYFLPGGRTGKATQFVGELCTSVPEGADALAQVGAVSTYDMSPWNAPEPAVRVDQRCGSDAVVVHRPYPHGGEMVWWSSSEAMTNRGIAQDSSLHLLLLSVGPAKGAGARRVIFDEFYHGQNAAAADYLKGLPLRSLAVQAGLVVVLLLLSYSRRSGPIREPLHVPRTSPVEFAQNMGALYQRAGVTEPATEAARRRLSRFLVSVCGLTPATANSDALAVATIVGDRFGIDPHPLQRVLERADTARYDKLRPRDALTLVQAIDREIARLRKALPANADNLSGNRMIKVETT, encoded by the coding sequence ATGAGCGGAAGTGCCGATCGCCGGATCGTGCTGTGGCTGCTCGCGGCAGTGGTGGTCATTGTGGCGTTGACGGCGTTCGTTGCGCCGGTCACGCACGACGACGATCCTATGCCGACGACCTACAACTCCGGCACGCACGGGGCCAAGGGAGCGTTCGTGCTGATGGGTGAGCTTGGCTATGAGGTTTCGCGATCCGACGTTGCTGCGACAACGGCACTGGATGCTGCTGATGCTCCGCACACAACTTACATCCTCGCTGAGCCCTATGCGCCGGCGGAGGGCGAACAGAAGCAGCAATATGGCGCGGTGGAGCGCTTCCTGCAGCGCGGCGGCCGTGTCCTCGCTACAGGTTTTCGTGGAGCGTACTTTCTGCCGGGCGGGCGCACCGGCAAGGCGACACAATTCGTTGGCGAGCTCTGTACCTCCGTCCCGGAAGGTGCCGATGCGCTTGCGCAGGTGGGTGCCGTGTCCACCTACGACATGTCCCCTTGGAACGCGCCGGAGCCCGCAGTCCGCGTGGATCAGCGGTGCGGCAGCGATGCCGTGGTGGTTCACCGACCATATCCACATGGAGGTGAAATGGTGTGGTGGAGTTCGTCAGAAGCGATGACCAATCGCGGCATCGCGCAGGACAGCAGCCTGCATCTGCTATTGCTTTCGGTCGGGCCTGCAAAGGGTGCCGGCGCGCGTCGCGTGATCTTCGACGAGTTTTACCATGGCCAAAACGCGGCTGCCGCGGACTACCTGAAGGGGCTGCCGCTGCGATCCCTGGCGGTGCAGGCTGGTCTGGTGGTCGTGCTTCTGCTCTTGAGCTACAGCCGCCGTAGCGGTCCCATCCGCGAGCCACTCCATGTGCCGCGCACCTCACCGGTTGAGTTCGCGCAGAATATGGGGGCGCTCTATCAACGTGCGGGGGTTACGGAGCCTGCGACCGAAGCTGCTCGCCGTAGACTGAGTCGATTTCTTGTGAGCGTCTGCGGTCTCACGCCAGCGACCGCGAACTCGGATGCACTCGCTGTCGCAACCATCGTGGGCGATCGTTTTGGCATCGATCCGCATCCGTTGCAGCGGGTACTGGAACGGGCCGATACAGCGCGCTATGACAAGCTGAGGCCGCGTGATGCGCTGACGCTGGTGCAGGCGATCGACCGGGAGATTGCTCGACTTCGCAAGGCCCTTCCTGCGAACGCAGACAATCTGTCAGGAAACCGAATGATCAAAGTGGAGACAACGTGA
- a CDS encoding M1 family metallopeptidase translates to MRIGLPLLAMLFAAAPVTAQRLSSNVVPEHYALHLTPDLKSATFIGEETIDVTLAQPSNTITLNAIELKLTSVKALPQRSGEAQAPTMGQTGTVAYDETKEQATFTFANPLPAGKVTLSIAYTGILNDKLRGFYLSKTAKRNYAVTQFESTDARRAFPSFDEPAMKATFDLSLTIDKGDIVIANTNMLSDKPASGGMHTQTFATTPKMSTYLLAFQVGDWVCTSGKADGTPIRSCSTPDKIALTPFALHAAEHFLHYYNQYFGVKYAMPKLDMIGIPDFEAGAMENWGCITYRETALLVDEKASLSAKKLVAVDVAHEMAHQWFGDLVTMQWWDNLWLNEGFATWMEYKAVDEWQPTWGMREDAALSLNQTMNLDAAPTTRAIRSKADTPAEIEEQFDGISYGKAGAVIGMVEHYVGDAAFQRGLHNYMQTHKFGNATAEDFWNAQTAASGKPVDKIMESFVALPGVPLLTFEAQGSGKYNVSESRFYLSNLASANDSSGAAKMPWTAPVCLRGGSCQVVQEGAVSVSPAGPYANADAKGFYRSNYDAASLKSLIATAPGLNAPERIGLLGDRYALMRSGQGSLGGYLDLVGSLRADSNAQVVQQAFTGTAAISSRVATDAQRDLLKAWIRQQFSPVYRSVKPTPAEAARRAELFQFLGVSDDTAVIAEANKITQGYLRGDRSVEPELASNALDVAASHGDAALYDQMQRFLETTTIPTEKSQALNLLPQFTNPALVNRTMDYVTSGKVRNQESWIPMVILLQQRDTRTAAWEYMKKNWDKVHAQLTVASGNRVVSATGSFCSAEERADVQQFFAAHPVTATERALRDALGNIDSCVKFRAQQQPGLQQWLTSTTISR, encoded by the coding sequence ATGCGAATTGGTCTTCCCCTGCTGGCTATGCTGTTTGCCGCAGCGCCAGTCACGGCGCAGCGCCTGTCCTCAAATGTGGTTCCGGAACACTACGCGCTCCACCTGACGCCTGATCTGAAGTCGGCCACCTTCATCGGTGAAGAGACGATTGATGTCACGCTGGCGCAGCCCTCCAACACCATCACGCTGAATGCGATCGAGTTGAAGCTGACGAGCGTGAAAGCTCTGCCGCAACGCAGTGGCGAAGCGCAGGCCCCGACCATGGGGCAGACCGGCACCGTCGCGTACGACGAGACAAAAGAGCAGGCCACCTTCACCTTCGCGAACCCGCTCCCTGCGGGGAAGGTGACGCTGTCGATTGCCTACACGGGGATCCTGAACGACAAGCTGCGCGGCTTCTATCTTTCGAAGACAGCCAAGCGCAACTATGCCGTGACGCAGTTTGAATCGACCGACGCGCGACGTGCCTTCCCAAGCTTCGATGAGCCGGCGATGAAAGCGACCTTCGACCTGTCGCTAACTATCGATAAGGGCGATATTGTCATCGCGAACACGAACATGTTGAGCGACAAGCCCGCGAGTGGTGGCATGCATACGCAGACATTCGCTACCACGCCGAAGATGTCGACTTATCTGCTGGCCTTCCAGGTGGGCGATTGGGTTTGCACGAGCGGCAAGGCGGACGGCACGCCAATCCGCAGCTGCTCGACGCCGGACAAGATTGCGCTGACACCCTTTGCGCTGCACGCCGCCGAGCACTTTCTGCATTACTACAACCAGTATTTCGGCGTGAAGTATGCGATGCCGAAGCTGGACATGATTGGCATCCCCGACTTTGAAGCGGGGGCGATGGAGAACTGGGGTTGCATCACGTATCGCGAGACGGCTCTGCTGGTCGACGAGAAGGCATCGCTCTCCGCGAAGAAGCTGGTTGCGGTCGATGTTGCGCACGAGATGGCGCACCAGTGGTTCGGCGACCTTGTGACCATGCAGTGGTGGGACAACCTGTGGCTGAACGAAGGATTTGCGACATGGATGGAGTACAAGGCTGTCGATGAGTGGCAGCCGACGTGGGGCATGCGCGAGGATGCAGCGCTGAGCCTGAACCAGACCATGAACCTGGACGCAGCGCCCACCACACGCGCGATCCGCAGCAAGGCAGATACGCCTGCGGAGATTGAAGAGCAGTTCGATGGCATCTCGTACGGCAAGGCCGGCGCGGTCATCGGCATGGTGGAGCACTATGTGGGCGACGCCGCATTTCAGCGCGGACTCCACAACTACATGCAGACACATAAGTTTGGGAACGCCACAGCCGAAGACTTTTGGAATGCCCAGACCGCGGCCAGCGGTAAGCCCGTGGACAAGATCATGGAGAGCTTTGTAGCCCTGCCGGGCGTGCCGCTGCTGACCTTCGAGGCGCAGGGCAGTGGCAAATACAACGTCTCCGAGTCGCGCTTCTATCTGTCGAATCTGGCTTCGGCGAATGATTCGAGCGGTGCGGCGAAGATGCCCTGGACCGCACCCGTTTGCTTGCGTGGCGGATCGTGCCAGGTGGTGCAAGAGGGTGCGGTGAGTGTGTCACCCGCGGGTCCCTATGCCAACGCGGATGCGAAGGGGTTCTATCGGAGTAACTACGATGCAGCATCTCTGAAGTCACTGATCGCAACGGCGCCCGGGCTGAATGCGCCGGAGCGCATCGGCCTGCTCGGAGACCGCTACGCGCTGATGCGTTCGGGGCAAGGATCGCTTGGTGGGTACCTCGATCTGGTCGGAAGCCTGCGCGCTGATTCCAACGCCCAGGTCGTGCAGCAGGCGTTTACGGGAACTGCCGCGATCAGTTCACGGGTCGCAACGGACGCACAGCGTGATCTTTTGAAGGCCTGGATACGGCAGCAGTTCTCGCCGGTGTACCGCAGTGTGAAGCCCACGCCGGCGGAAGCAGCTCGACGTGCCGAGCTATTCCAATTCCTTGGCGTGTCGGACGACACCGCGGTGATTGCTGAAGCCAATAAGATTACGCAGGGTTATTTGCGTGGGGACCGCTCGGTTGAGCCGGAACTGGCCTCGAATGCCCTGGATGTCGCCGCATCGCATGGAGATGCGGCGTTGTACGACCAGATGCAACGCTTCCTTGAGACAACGACCATCCCTACGGAGAAGTCTCAGGCGCTGAATCTGCTGCCGCAGTTCACGAACCCGGCATTAGTCAACCGGACCATGGACTATGTCACCAGCGGCAAGGTCCGAAACCAGGAAAGCTGGATTCCCATGGTCATTCTTCTGCAACAACGGGATACGCGTACGGCCGCGTGGGAATACATGAAGAAGAACTGGGACAAAGTTCATGCGCAGTTGACGGTTGCGAGCGGGAACCGCGTGGTTTCGGCTACCGGATCGTTCTGCAGCGCGGAGGAGCGTGCCGACGTGCAACAGTTCTTCGCGGCACACCCTGTCACGGCGACGGAACGGGCGTTGCGGGATGCGCTGGGGAACATCGACAGCTGCGTAAAGTTTCGTGCACAACAGCAGCCGGGCCTGCAACAATGGCTCACCAGCACAACTATTTCCCGATAA